The following is a genomic window from Corynebacterium incognita.
TGCGTCGCAGCGTTTTGCTGGTGTGGGCTGGGAGGAGCGCTCCGGCGCCGTGCTTATCGACGGCGCGTGCGCCCAGCTCACCGCCACCGTTGCGGAGGAGCAGATCATCGGAGACCACTACTTCGCGGTGCTCAGCTTGGACAGTGTGGCGTTGCCAGCCGCATCGGAACAAGAGTCCGAGCTGCGGCCGTTGGTGTTCCACGCGTCGGAGCTGAAGGTGCCGGTCGCGAATTAACGCACAACTTCGTTGCGTAAATAGGGTCGCGCGGGGGTAGTGGGGCGCAGAGGGTGCGTCGCACCACACCGGCGCGACCTTGCTTTTTGGGCCACTGAAAGTCCGTTTCGCGGTGGAACTACCCCCATCGTTGTAAGGTTAGGGTGCACTTAGTTAGGGTTACCTATAGCGCTCCGGCAGCGGGGCACTTGCCCACGAAACCGTCATCTATCTTGAGTTGAAATAAGGATTATTCAGTGAAAAAGCTTCGCGCTTCTCTCGTCGCCTCCGTCGCGGCAGCCAGCCTGATCCTGACCGGCTGCTCCTCCTCCGAGGGCTCTTCCGAGTCTTCCTCGCAGGCGGCTTCCTCTAAGAAGATCACCATCGAGGACAACCGTGGCTCCGTCGAGGTGCCGGTCAACCCAGAGAAGGTTGCCATCACGGACAACACCGCAATGCGCACCCTCGCCGAGTGGGACGTCAAGGCCGTCGCCATGCCGCTGCGCCTGGCACCGGGCAACGTGGCGGACAAGTACAACGCCGACACCGTGTCCGCTGACCTGGGTATGCACCGCGAGCCGAACCTCGAGGCCATCGTCGCCGCGGAGCCAGAGGTTGTCATTAACGGCAACCGCTTCGAGCAGCACTACGACGCCATCAAGGACCTGGTCCCTGACGCCGCCATGGTGGAGCTGACCCCGCGTGATGACAAGCCACTGGATGAGGAGCTCATCCGCGAGACTGAAGAGTTGGGCAAGATCTTCGGCAAGGAGAAGGAAGCCGACAAGCTCGTTGAGGACTTCAAGAAGGCCGTCGAGCGCGCCAAGGAAGCCTACGACGACGAGGACAAGGTTATGGCCGTCAACGTTTCCGGCGGCGACATCGGATACGTCGCCCCAGGCCAGGGCGTCGTCTACGGCAAGCTTTTCGAGCTGCTGGGCATGAAGCCAGCACTCGAGGTGGACAACGCCTCCGATGATCACCAGGGCGACGACATCTCCGTGGAGGCCATCGCCAAGGCTGACCCGGACTTCTTCCTGGTGCTGGACCGCGACGCCGCAGTGGACGCGGACAACCCGGAGTACAAGCCAGCTAAAGACATCATCGAATCCAACGCTGCACTCAAGAACGTGGAGGGCATTAAGGACGGCAACGTCGTCTACGCCGACAACCACATGTACAAGGATGGCGGCATCATCGCCTACACGGACTTGCTGAACTCGATGGCCGATGCTTTCGAGAAGGCTGACTAATCTTCCACGGCGCAGTGTGAGAGTGCATGTGTGGTGTCTGCGCCGTGGAACCACAGTGGACAAATAACGTACACGTGGACGGAGCCGGAAGGTACGACGGGTAACATCCCTGTTGTCCTTCCGGCTTCCGGGCGTGTACGCACCAACCAAAAGGCAGCGATGAGTAGTACAACAACCGCAACCAGAGCCAAGGCCGCGCGGCCGAAGCGCTTCGACGCCAGGTTCTTCCTAGCCCTCATCGTGGTGCTGGCGCTGCTGGTGGCCTCTCTCCTGACGGGCGAATATGACATCTTCCGCGACGAGTTCGGCCTCGAGATGTTTAATATGACCCGCGTGCCCCGCACCATCGCACTGGTCCTGGCTGGTGCCGCCATGGCGATGAGCGGTCTGGTCATGCAGCTGCTGACCCAGAACCGCTTTGTGGAACCAACCACTACCGGCACCACCGAGTGGGCGGGTTTGGGCCTGTTGTTCGCCATGGTTTTCTTCCCTGACGCCACGGTGCTGCAGCGCATGTTGAGCGCGGTCGTTTTCTCCTTCGTGGGCACGATGATTTTCTTCCAGTTCCTGCGCCGGGTCACGCTGCGGAGCTCGCTCATCGTTCCCATCATCGGCATCATGCTCGGCGCCGTCGTCGGCTCAGTATCCACGTTCTTTGCCCTGCTTGCCGACGCCCTGCAATCGCTCGGCATCTGGTTCATGGGCTCGTTCACCTCCGTCATCGCGGGGCAGTATGAGGTGCTCTGGGTGGTCCTCCTCATGCTGGTCGCGGTGTATTTCTACGCGGATAAGCTCACCGTCGCGGGGCTGGGTGAGGACGTGGCCACGAACGTCGGTCTCAACTACGACCGCATCATTCTGATCGGCACCGGCCTTATCTCGATTGCCACCGGCGTGGTCACGGTGGTCGTCGGCTCGCTGCCGTTTTTGGGGCTCATTGTCCCGAACATCGTGGCCATGTTCCGCGGCGACGACCTGCGTTCGAACCTGCCGTGGGTATGTTTGCTGGGCGTCGGCATCGTTACCGCCTGCGACCTGCTGGGCCGCATCATTATTGCGCCGTTTGAGATCCCCGTCTCCGTCATTTTGGGTCTCGTTGGCGCCGTGGTCTTCATCGTCTTGATTGTGAGGCAGAGCAAGAATGGCAAGTAACGCGACGTCGACAAGCCGCCGCCACGTCGGTGCCTTCCAATCCTCCCGCGCCCAGAAGCGCTACTGGATCATCCTGGGCGTCCTTATCGTGTTGGCTCTGGGATTCGGTTTGCTCCACTTGGCATGGGATAACCCGATGCCCTTCGGGACCCGTGGGTTCTGGCTCATCGCCGAACGCCGCGCTAACGCGCTCATCGCCATCGTGGTGGTCGCGCTGTGCCAGGCCATGGCCACGGTGTCTTTCCATACGGTGACGAACAACCGGATTATTACCCCATCCATCATGGGCTTCGAATCGCTGTACGTGGCCATCAATACCGCGGCGATCTTCTTCCTCGGCTCGTCCGGCTTCCTAGAAACCCAATCCTTGGTTGCCTTCGTGCTGAAGATGCTGGTGATGGTCGGGCTGTCGCTGGTGCTCTACTCGTGGCTGCTGACCGGCGAAAATAACAGCATGCACGCCATGCTGCTTGTCGGCGTGGTCATTGGCGGCGGCCTCGGCTCGCTGTCAACCTTCATGCAGCGCATGCTTACCCCGAGCGAGTTCGACATCCTCACCGCGCGCCTATTCGGCTCGGTGCACAATGCCAACCCGGACTTTTTCCCCATCGCCATCCCGGTGTGCCTGGTGGTCTCCGCGTTGCTGTACCTCAACTCCCGCAAGCTCAACGTCATTTCGCTGGGCCGCGACGCCGCTACGAACCTCGGCATCAACCACAAGGTTCAGGCCATCTATACGCTGGTGCTGGTGTCCATGCTCATGGCTGTGACCACTGCACTGGTGGGACCCATGACCTTCCTCGGGTTCCTCGTGGCGACGCTCGCGTATCAGTTCGCCGAGACCTACGATCACCGCTTCATCTTCCCCGTGGCGATCCTCACGGGTTTCGTCATCCTCACCGGCGCCTATTTCCTCATGAACCACGTCTTCTATGCCCAAGGCGTAGTGTCGATCATCATCGAGATGGTCGGCGGCTCGGTATTCCTCTTCGTCATCATGAAGAAGGGGCGCCTGTAGCGCCATACCCCGAAGCATGAACCAACCGCAATAGAACACATAGAGAGAGCACGCACAATGATCACACTGTCTGGCGTAGAAAAGGCCTACAACAGTGAAGTAGGCATCGGCCCGGTCAACTTGGAGATCCCCGCTGGCGGCATCACCGCGCTGGTGGGACCTAACGGTGCCGGTAAGTCCACGCTGCTCACCATGATCGGACGCCTGCTGGGTATGGACGCCGGCGAGATCCATGTGGCGGACATGGACGTGTCCACCACCAAGTCCCGTGATCTGGCGAAGATCATCTCCGTCCTGCGTCAGGAGAACCACTTCGTGACCAAGCTGACCGTGCGCCAGCTGGTCGGCTTCGGCCGTTTCCCGTACTCCCAGGGGCGCCTGACCCCTGAGGACGAGGAGATCATCTCCAAGTACATTGACTTCCTTCACCTCGGCCCGCTGGAGGACCGCTACCTGGATCAACTCTCCGGCGGCCAGCGCCAGCGCGCGTACGTAGCGATGGTGCTGTGCCAGGAAACTGACTATGTGCTTCTCGACGAACCGTTGAACAACCTCGACATCGCCCACTCGGTGGAGATGATGAAGCACCTGCAGGACGCCGCTCGCGAGTTCGGCCGCACCATCATCGTGGTGCTGCACGACATTAACTTCGCTGCCCGGTACGCGGACTACATCTGCGCGGTCAAGGACGGCAAGATGGTTGCCTTTGGCAAGCCAGAGGAAATCATGAAAGACGAAATCCTCACGCCCATCTTCAACACCGACATCAAGGTCATCGAAGGTCCCGACGGTTTACTTGCCTGCTACCACTAAAACGCGCGAAAGCGCGCAAAAACCACCTCAAGAATACAACATGATGTAACGCAAGAAACCGCCTCTCTCCTGCGAATATCGAGCAGGGGAGAGGCGGATTTTGTATTTTGATGCGTCATGTCCTAAAGTAGTTCAAGTCGCCACGGAGCGGGTTAACAAAATAAAGCGTTAATGTTAACCGTGTGTGAACGTTGTCTGAGAACTCAATAGTGTGCCAATGTACTTTTTTATTTTTTGTGTTGTTGCGCATGGTGTGTTGGTGGTTGTGGTGTGTGCCGGGTGGCGCTTTTTTATGAGGGCGTTACTGTAAACATTTAAGTGTTTCATTGGCTGCATTGTGATTTACTGATTTGCATTTGTGTGTGATGATGTTTCTGGCCCTTTTTGCCCCGTCGGGTGGGGGTCAGTTTTTGTAGTAATTTTTTTGTCAGCTACATGGGCATTCTGCGGCTTTTGGTTGTGGGTGTTTGTGTGGTTTGTCTTATTTTGGTTAGGTTTGGGCTTTTCACGAGCCTTTTTGTGGAGAGTTTGATCCTGGCTCAGGACGAACGCTGGCGGCGTGCTTAACACATGCAAGTCGAACGGAAAGGCCTTGCTTGCAAGGTACTCGAGTGGCGAACGGGTGAGTAACACGTGGGTGATCTGCCCTGCACTTCGGGATAAGCCTGGGAAACTGGGTCTAATACCGGATAGGACCATCGTTTAGTGTCGGTGGTGGAAAGTTTTTTCGGTGTAGGATGAGCCCGCGGCCTATCAGCTTGTTGGTGGGGTAATGGCCTACCAAGGCGTCGACGGGTAGCCGGCCTGAGAGGGTGGACGGCCACATTGGGACTGAGATACGGCCCAGACTCCTACGGGAGGCAGCAGTGGGGAATATTGCACAATGGGCGGAAGCCTGATGCAGCGACGCCGCGTGGGGGATGAAGGCCTTCGGGTTGTAAACTCCTTTCGCTAGGGACGAAGCTTTTGTGACGGTACCTAGATAAGAAGCACCGGCTAACTACGTGCCAGCAGCCGCGGTAATACGTAGGGTGCGAGCGTTGTCCGGAATTACTGGGCGTAAAGAGCTCGTAGGTGGTTTGTCGCGTCGTCTGTGAAATTCCGGGGCTTAACTCCGGGCGTGCAGGCGATACGGGCTAACTTGAGTACTGTAGGGGTAACTGGAATTCCTGGTGTAGCGGTGAAATGCGCAGATATCAGGAGGAACACCGATGGCGAAGGCAGGTTACTGGGCAGTTACTGACGCTGAGGAGCGAAAGCATGGGTAGCGAACAGGATTAGATACCCTGGTAGTCCATGCCGTAAACGGTGGGCGCTAGGTGTGAGGGACTTCCACGTCTTTCGTGCCGTAGCTAACGCATTAAGCGCCCCGCCTGGGGAGTACGGCCGCAAGGCTAAAACTCAAAGGAATTGACGGGGGCCCGCACAAGCGGCGGAGCATGTGGATTAATTCGATGCAACGCGAAGAACCTTACCTGGGCTTGACATACATCAGATTGCCGTAGAGATACGGTTTCCCTTGTGGTTGGTGTACAGGTGGTGCATGGTTGTCGTCAGCTCGTGTCGTGAGATGTTGGGTTAAGTCCCGCAACGAGCGCAACCCTTGTCTTATGTTGCCAGCATTTAGTTGGGGACTCATGAGAGACTGCCGGGGTTAACTCGGAGGAAGGTGGGGATGACGTCAAATCATCATGCCCCTTATGTCCAGGGCTTCACACATGCTACAATGGTCGGTACAACGCGCAGCTACATCGTGAGGTGGTGCGAATCGCTGAAAGCCGGCCTTAGTTCGGATTGGGGTCTGCAACTCGACCCCATGAAGTCGGAGTCGCTAGTAATCGCAGATCAGCTACGCTGCGGTGAATACGTTCCCGGGCCTTGTACACACCGCCCGTCACGTCATGAAAGTTGGTAACACCCGAAGCCAGTGGCTCAAACTCGTTAGGGAGCTGTCGAAGGTGGGATCGGCGATTGGGACGAAGTCGTAACAAGGTACCCGTACCGGAAGGTGCGGGTGGATCACCTCCTTTCTAAGGAGCATTATTATTTTTTATTCCTGGCATGTTGTGTACACGGTTGTGTGCGGGGGTGTCAGGTGTGGTGGTTGAGTGCCCGTGTGTGGTGCTGCTGCCGTTATGTAAATCGGGTGGACGCATACCCGGTGCCTATTGTGGGGCGCTGTAGAAGCAACTTTTTACCTGCGTGCTGTTGTGCAACGTTTTTGATGCAAAAGATAGAAGTTTTGAGTGTGTTGGCATGCTGTTGGGTGTCTGGGACATGCGTTTGTGTGTTCTGGTTGCCGCATCATTGAAGGTGGGCTGCTTGTGGGTGGTCTGGTTTTTTGGTGGTGTGGGTGTTGTGTGAGAACTGTATAGTGGACGCGAGCATTACAAACACATATGTACTGGTTCTTTTGTGGATTGGTGGGTGTGTGTTTGGTTTTGTTTTGTAGTGTGTTTTGTTTGTTTTTTTAATCAAGTGTGTTTATCTTGTGTGTTTGTTGTTAAGGGCGCATGGTGGATGCCTTGGCATGCTAAGCCGATGAAGGACGTGGAAGGCTGCGTTAAGCCTCGGGGAGTTGTCAATTAAGCGTTGATCCGAGGATGTCCGAATGGGGAAACCTAATCATCTTTGTGGGTGGTTACCTGCATCTGAATTCATAGGGTGTAGGGGGTAATGCGGGGAAGTGAAACATCTCAGTACCCGTGGGAGAAGAAAATAAATTTAATGATTCTGCTAGTAGCGGCGAGCGAACGTGGATGAGGCTAAACCGTGTGTGTGTGATACCGGACAGGGGTTGCGCATGCGGTGTTGTGGGGTTGTTGCGTGCATCATCTGTTCGTGGTGCGTGTGGTGTGTTGTGTTAGGTGAACTGGCTTGGAATGGTCGACCGGAGTGGGTGAGAGTCCCGTAGCTGAAGGCATGGCAGGCTGCATTGTGATTGTCCCCGAGTAGCAGCGGGCTCGTGGAATCTGCTGTGAATCTGCCGGGACCACCCGGTAAGCCTAAATACTTAGTGTGACCGATAGTGAATTTAGTACCGTGAGGGAATGGTGAAAAGTACCCCGGGAGGGGAGTGAAATAGTTCCTGAAACCATGTGCTTACAATCCGTCAGAGCACCTGTTGTGTGTGATGGCGTGCCTTTTGAAGAATGAGCCTGCGAGTCAGCGGCATGTCGCGAGGTTAACCCGTGTGGGGTAGCCGTAGGGAAACCGAATCCTAATGAGGGTGTTGTCAGTGGCATGTTCTGGACCCGAAGCGGGGTGATCTACCCATGGCCAGTGTGAAGCGATGGTAAGACGTCGTGGAGGCGCGAACCCACGTAGGTTGAAAACTGCGGGGAT
Proteins encoded in this region:
- a CDS encoding siderophore ABC transporter substrate-binding protein produces the protein MKKLRASLVASVAAASLILTGCSSSEGSSESSSQAASSKKITIEDNRGSVEVPVNPEKVAITDNTAMRTLAEWDVKAVAMPLRLAPGNVADKYNADTVSADLGMHREPNLEAIVAAEPEVVINGNRFEQHYDAIKDLVPDAAMVELTPRDDKPLDEELIRETEELGKIFGKEKEADKLVEDFKKAVERAKEAYDDEDKVMAVNVSGGDIGYVAPGQGVVYGKLFELLGMKPALEVDNASDDHQGDDISVEAIAKADPDFFLVLDRDAAVDADNPEYKPAKDIIESNAALKNVEGIKDGNVVYADNHMYKDGGIIAYTDLLNSMADAFEKAD
- a CDS encoding ABC transporter permease, producing the protein MSSTTTATRAKAARPKRFDARFFLALIVVLALLVASLLTGEYDIFRDEFGLEMFNMTRVPRTIALVLAGAAMAMSGLVMQLLTQNRFVEPTTTGTTEWAGLGLLFAMVFFPDATVLQRMLSAVVFSFVGTMIFFQFLRRVTLRSSLIVPIIGIMLGAVVGSVSTFFALLADALQSLGIWFMGSFTSVIAGQYEVLWVVLLMLVAVYFYADKLTVAGLGEDVATNVGLNYDRIILIGTGLISIATGVVTVVVGSLPFLGLIVPNIVAMFRGDDLRSNLPWVCLLGVGIVTACDLLGRIIIAPFEIPVSVILGLVGAVVFIVLIVRQSKNGK
- a CDS encoding iron chelate uptake ABC transporter family permease subunit, with the protein product MASNATSTSRRHVGAFQSSRAQKRYWIILGVLIVLALGFGLLHLAWDNPMPFGTRGFWLIAERRANALIAIVVVALCQAMATVSFHTVTNNRIITPSIMGFESLYVAINTAAIFFLGSSGFLETQSLVAFVLKMLVMVGLSLVLYSWLLTGENNSMHAMLLVGVVIGGGLGSLSTFMQRMLTPSEFDILTARLFGSVHNANPDFFPIAIPVCLVVSALLYLNSRKLNVISLGRDAATNLGINHKVQAIYTLVLVSMLMAVTTALVGPMTFLGFLVATLAYQFAETYDHRFIFPVAILTGFVILTGAYFLMNHVFYAQGVVSIIIEMVGGSVFLFVIMKKGRL
- a CDS encoding ABC transporter ATP-binding protein; the encoded protein is MITLSGVEKAYNSEVGIGPVNLEIPAGGITALVGPNGAGKSTLLTMIGRLLGMDAGEIHVADMDVSTTKSRDLAKIISVLRQENHFVTKLTVRQLVGFGRFPYSQGRLTPEDEEIISKYIDFLHLGPLEDRYLDQLSGGQRQRAYVAMVLCQETDYVLLDEPLNNLDIAHSVEMMKHLQDAAREFGRTIIVVLHDINFAARYADYICAVKDGKMVAFGKPEEIMKDEILTPIFNTDIKVIEGPDGLLACYH